A single genomic interval of Hevea brasiliensis isolate MT/VB/25A 57/8 chromosome 4, ASM3005281v1, whole genome shotgun sequence harbors:
- the LOC110664732 gene encoding endoglucanase 16, which translates to MGNLMRPSLAIVMACFTIFQGLLVAVNGHFNYKEALTKSIIFLEAQRSGKLPPNNRLPWRGDSALDDGKLENMDLVGGYYDAGDNVKYGLPMAFTITTLSWSAIDYKKELEAAGEMENVRAGIKWGTDYLLKASSRQNRLYVQVGDPVADHQCWVRPENMKTPRTVLKIDANHPGSEIAAETAAAMAASSIVFRASNRTYARRLLNKAKLLYNFAKSHKGTYDGECPFYCSFSGYNDELMWAATWLFMASKKPVYLQYLTDEAINANVAEFSWDLKYAGAQVLLSKFFFEGNKGLVPHKNAADSFICSALPDSPYHQLYVTPGGMLHLRDGANTQYVTGIALLFAVYSDILRDHNEKVSCGNKQFDSTALLNFARQQMDYLLGNNPLKRSFMVGFGNNPPTQPHHRGASIPVSEAKDDISCPMSFVNWFQKDRPNPNELTGAFVGGPDKYDNFNDKRTESSFTEPCTYVNSQAVGVLAKLASH; encoded by the exons ATGGGTAACCTTATGAGACCTTCCTTGGCAATTGTTATGGCATGTTTCACTATTTTTCAAGGACTTTTGGTAGCTGTTAATGGACATTTTAATTATAAGGAAGCCCTTACCAAGTCCATAATTTTCTTAGAAGCACAAAGATCAGGGAAACTCCCACCAAATAATAGGTTACCTTGGAGAGGAGACTCTGCCCTTGACGATGGTAAACTTGAAAAT ATGGACCTTGTTGGGGGATACTATGACGCAGGAGACAACGTAAAATATGGATTGCCAATGGCTTTTACAATTACAACCCTATCATGGAGTGCTATAGATTATAAAAAAGAGTTAGAAGCCGCCGGAGAGATGGAAAATGTGCGTGCTGGTATCAAATGGGGCACAGATTATTTACTGAAAGCCAGCAGTAGACAAAACCGTTTGTATGTGCAG GTGGGAGACCCAGTAGCTGATCATCAATGTTGGGTTCGACCAGAAAATATGAAAACACCAAGAACTGTGTTGAAGATTGATGCGAATCATCCTGGATCAGAGATTGCAGCAGAAACAGCAGCTGCAATGGCTGCTTCTTCCATTGTTTTTAGAGCCTCAAATCGTACCTATGCCCGTCGTCTCCTCAACAAAGCCAAACTG CTTTACAATTTTGCCAAATCACACAAAGGAACTTATGATGGAGAATGCCCCTTCTATTGCTCTTTCTCTGGCTACAAT GATGAGCTAATGTGGGCTGCAACTTGGCTATTCATGGCCAGCAAGAAGCCCGTATACTTGCAATACCTCACAGATGAAGCTATTAATGCTAATGTTGCTGAGTTTAGCTGGGACCTCAAATACGCCGGAGCCCAAGTTTTGCTCTCCAAG TTTTTCTTTGAAGGAAATAAGGGCTTAGTGCCTCATAAAAATGCAGCTGATAGTTTTATATGTTCAGCGCTCCCTGATAGCCCTTACCACCAACTCTATGTCACTCCAG GTGGTATGCTTCACTTGAGAGATGGAGCCAATACTCAATATGTTACAGGCATAGCATTATTGTTTGCCGTCTACAGTGACATCCTCAGGGATCACAATGAAAAGGTTAGCTGTGGAAACAAGCAGTTTGACTCAACCGCCCTCCTCAACTTTGCCAGGCAACAG ATGGATTACTTACTAGGGAACAATCCGCTGAAAAGATCATTCATGGTGGGATTTGGAAACAACCCACCAACACAACCGCACCACAGAGGCGCTTCTATTCCAGTATCAGAAGCTAAAGATGATATTAGCTGCCCCATGAGCTTTGTGAACTGGTTCCAGAAGGATAGGCCAAACCCTAATGAACTAACGGGCGCATTTGTGGGTGGACCTGACAAATACGACAATTTCAACGACAAACGAACTGAATCATCCTTTACCGAGCCATGCACTTATGTAAACTCCCAGGCAGTGGGTGTTCTGGCAAAGCTGGCATCCCATTAG